Genomic window (Candidatus Limnocylindrales bacterium):
TGGTCGTGACCAGCGGCACCTGGGCATCCGGATGCATCACTTCCTCGACGCGCATCAGCTTGCGGCCGAGCGCGCCGCCCGGATGAAGCTGCGCGAAGTCGCGATCGGTGAAGCCCTTGGCTTCGAGGACCGCGACCGACAGCGCGTCGCCGATCGCGAGCGTAACGGTCGTGCTCGCCGTCGGCGCGAGGTTCATCGGGCAGGCTTCCTTGCGCACGCGCACGTCGATGACCACGTCGGCGGCCTCGGCGAGCGGCGACGAGAGCCCGCCGGTGATCGCGATCAGCGGAATCGCGAGGCGCTTCACGCCTGGAAGGAGCGCGAGCACCTCCTGCGTGGTGCCGCTGTTGGAAATCGCAATGCAGACGTCGCCGCGGGCGAACATTCCGAGGTCGCCGTGCACGGCTTCGCCCGCATGAAGGAAGAACGCCGACGTTCCGGTGGACGCCATCGTCGCGGCGATCTTGCGGCAGATCTGCCCGGACTTGCCCATGCCCGTCACGACCACGCGGCCCTTGCAGTGGAGGATCAGGTCGACGGCGCGCGAGAAATTCTCGTCGAGTCGCGACGCCGTCTCGTCGAGCGCCTCGCATTCGATGCGCAGCACACGGCGCGCGGTCTCGAGCGCAGCATTC
Coding sequences:
- a CDS encoding KpsF/GutQ family sugar-phosphate isomerase; its protein translation is MVRDLDPNAALETARRVLRIECEALDETASRLDENFSRAVDLILHCKGRVVVTGMGKSGQICRKIAATMASTGTSAFFLHAGEAVHGDLGMFARGDVCIAISNSGTTQEVLALLPGVKRLAIPLIAITGGLSSPLAEAADVVIDVRVRKEACPMNLAPTASTTVTLAIGDALSVAVLEAKGFTDRDFAQLHPGGALGRKLMRVEEVMHPDAQVPLVTTSSSLTETLRTMTEGGLGTVGVVDDASGELAGVITDGDIRRAVLRHGDVSGKKASDLMSQNPKTARAEALVEEALATMEKHSITALFILERDTRRPIGIVHLHDLLKASVA